Proteins encoded in a region of the Bicyclus anynana chromosome 9, ilBicAnyn1.1, whole genome shotgun sequence genome:
- the LOC112048812 gene encoding uncharacterized protein LOC112048812 isoform X2: MDAPSNSTAPEPRKVGVSTEGAPIETSCTSSIEESMDEPSDSTAPEPRKVGVSTEGAPIKIRSSLENEETMNEPFNSTAPEPECIDDNQMPVIRNLDDLIRHVEKMTTETCACRSSLQKEETMDEPSNSTTRKLILVSAWPAGAPPIETSCRSPIEEEESMNEPFDSTAPGPECMDDSPLPVIRNLDDLIHHLQKECRPRTPENTLAKVDDATGSEAASEVLPPHEPQEEEEEEESDTADTKACGLSDCDLI; the protein is encoded by the exons ATGGATGCGCCTTCTAATTCCACCGCTCCAGAGCCAAGAAAAGTGGGTGTTTCGACCGAAGGAGCGCCGATAGAAACAAG CTGCACATCATCAATTGAAGAATCAATGGATGAACCTTCTGATTCCACCGCTCCAGAGCCAAGAAAAGTGGGTGTTTCGACCGAAGGAGCGCCGATAAAAATAAG ATCTTCGCTTGAAAACGAAGAAACAATGAATGAACCTTTCAATTCCACCGCTCCAGAGCCCGAATGTATCGATGATAATCAAATGCCAGTAATACGTAACTTAGATGATCTTATACGCCATGTAGAGAAGATGACGACCGAAACTTGTGC CTGTAGATCATCTCTTCAAAAAGAAGAAACAATGGATGAACCTTCTAATTCCACCACTCGAAAGCTAATACTAGTCAGTGCTTGGCCCGCAGGAGCGCCGCCGATAGAAACAAG CTGCAGATCACCAATCGAAGAAGAAGAATCAATGAATGAACCTTTTGATTCCACCGCTCCAGGGCCCGAATGTATGGATGATAGTCCACTTCCAGTAATACGTAACTTAGATGATTTAATACACCACTTACAGAAGGAGTGCAGACCTCGTAC CCCAGAGAATACATTGGCGAAGGTTGATGATGCGACTGGATCAGAGGCTGCTTCAGAGGTGTTGCCGCCGCACGAGCCacaggaggaggaggaggaggaggagtcGGACACTGCAGACACTAAGGCCTGTGGACTGTCTGACTGTGATTTGATCTGA
- the LOC112048812 gene encoding uncharacterized protein LOC112048812 isoform X1, with product MDAPSNSTAPEPRKVGVSTEGAPIETSCTSSIEESMDEPSDSTAPEPRKVGVSTEGAPIKISRSSLENEETMNEPFNSTAPEPECIDDNQMPVIRNLDDLIRHVEKMTTETCACRSSLQKEETMDEPSNSTTRKLILVSAWPAGAPPIETSCRSPIEEEESMNEPFDSTAPGPECMDDSPLPVIRNLDDLIHHLQKECRPRTPENTLAKVDDATGSEAASEVLPPHEPQEEEEEEESDTADTKACGLSDCDLI from the exons ATGGATGCGCCTTCTAATTCCACCGCTCCAGAGCCAAGAAAAGTGGGTGTTTCGACCGAAGGAGCGCCGATAGAAACAAG CTGCACATCATCAATTGAAGAATCAATGGATGAACCTTCTGATTCCACCGCTCCAGAGCCAAGAAAAGTGGGTGTTTCGACCGAAGGAGCGCCGATAAAAATAAG CAGATCTTCGCTTGAAAACGAAGAAACAATGAATGAACCTTTCAATTCCACCGCTCCAGAGCCCGAATGTATCGATGATAATCAAATGCCAGTAATACGTAACTTAGATGATCTTATACGCCATGTAGAGAAGATGACGACCGAAACTTGTGC CTGTAGATCATCTCTTCAAAAAGAAGAAACAATGGATGAACCTTCTAATTCCACCACTCGAAAGCTAATACTAGTCAGTGCTTGGCCCGCAGGAGCGCCGCCGATAGAAACAAG CTGCAGATCACCAATCGAAGAAGAAGAATCAATGAATGAACCTTTTGATTCCACCGCTCCAGGGCCCGAATGTATGGATGATAGTCCACTTCCAGTAATACGTAACTTAGATGATTTAATACACCACTTACAGAAGGAGTGCAGACCTCGTAC CCCAGAGAATACATTGGCGAAGGTTGATGATGCGACTGGATCAGAGGCTGCTTCAGAGGTGTTGCCGCCGCACGAGCCacaggaggaggaggaggaggaggagtcGGACACTGCAGACACTAAGGCCTGTGGACTGTCTGACTGTGATTTGATCTGA
- the LOC112048818 gene encoding uncharacterized protein LOC112048818: MNESFNSTAPEPRKVGVWTEGAPIETREYVMPKRTPDSIDDIPTIPDLDDLQDILEKEISKPPAQQKQDFETVNTLAEVGGATGSVEGVEAALEVLLSHVPQVEADTADTVWTVDSLLAQLAEEERAS; encoded by the exons ATGAATGAATCTTTTAATTCCACCGCTCCTGAGCCAAGAAAAGTGGGCGTTTGGACCGAAGGAGCGCCGATAGAAACAAG agaGTATGTAATGCCGAAAAGAACACCCGATTCTATCGATGATATCCCAACTATACCTGACTTAGATGATCTTCAAGACATTTTAGAGAAGGAGATTTCTAAACCACCGGC ccaACAGAAGCAAGATTTTGAAACAGTGAATACATTAGCAGAGGTTGGTGGTGCGACTGGATCTGTGGAAGGAGTGGAGGCTGCTCTAGAGGTGTTGCTGTCGCACGTGCCACAGGTGGAGGCGGACACCGCAGACACTGTGTGGACTGTGGACTCCTTGCTAGCTCAACTGGCTGAGGAAGAGCGAGCTTCGTAA